The following coding sequences lie in one Desulfitibacter sp. BRH_c19 genomic window:
- a CDS encoding phosphohydrolase: MKEIGRLNFHSEVLNTNIKTYLDKCHEFLGEMGALEHSYRHAEIVSERTNLILKGLDYDKNTCRLGQIAGYLHDIGNIINRYEHGRSGALLVLPFLKSFKLSQLEISTIVGAIGNHEENSGGFSVNPVSAAVLIADKSDVHRDRVRKSDISTFKPRDRVNYAVEETWLTIDEKNKVITLNILIDQNISSVMDYFEIFITKMVLCRRAATFLQCSFELILNDTKTLS, translated from the coding sequence TTTCATAGTGAAGTATTAAACACAAATATAAAAACATATTTAGACAAATGCCATGAATTTTTAGGTGAAATGGGCGCACTAGAACATAGTTACAGGCATGCCGAGATTGTTTCCGAAAGAACCAACTTGATTTTAAAGGGTTTGGATTATGATAAAAATACGTGCCGTCTTGGTCAAATTGCTGGCTATCTACATGATATTGGAAATATCATTAATAGGTATGAACATGGAAGGTCAGGAGCTCTTCTTGTCTTGCCCTTTTTAAAAAGTTTTAAACTTAGTCAATTAGAAATATCAACAATTGTGGGTGCAATTGGCAATCATGAAGAAAATAGTGGAGGATTTTCTGTGAACCCAGTCTCAGCAGCGGTATTAATTGCTGATAAGTCTGATGTTCATAGGGATAGAGTTAGGAAGTCTGATATATCTACATTTAAACCTAGAGATAGGGTAAACTATGCTGTAGAAGAAACCTGGTTGACAATAGATGAAAAGAATAAAGTGATAACTTTAAACATTTTAATAGATCAAAACATATCTTCCGTAATGGATTATTTTGAAATTTTCATTACAAAGATGGTGTTGTGCCGTCGGGCGGCTACATTTTTACAATGTTCTTTTGAACTCATACTCAATGATACCAAAACTTTATCATGA